From a region of the Corythoichthys intestinalis isolate RoL2023-P3 chromosome 7, ASM3026506v1, whole genome shotgun sequence genome:
- the nmur1a gene encoding LOW QUALITY PROTEIN: neuromedin-U receptor 1 (The sequence of the model RefSeq protein was modified relative to this genomic sequence to represent the inferred CDS: inserted 1 base in 1 codon): MTPDMNSSELNGSDINGCDMQGENTSMTLDEFLEKYWGRRRSPMLLPIFIIYLIIFVVGVFGNILTCTVIARNKVMWTPTNYYLFSLAVSDLLVLLLGMPLELYDLWQNYPFLFGLGGCYFKTFLLETVCLASILNVTSLSVERYIAVVHPLRAKYVVTRTHAKRVILTVWGVSVLCALPNTSLHGIDYLSCNSSDGQQNVEIPDSVICTVVKPKWIYNLIIQLTTWLFFFLPMLIISVLYTLIGLQLKRERMHQALEANAGGGQDSFCSVRTQQQKARRRQVTKMLFVLVVVFGICWAPFHTDRLVWSFITDWTNNLQQAFEYVHILSGVFFYLSSAVNPILYNLMSTRFREMFTDVMCHRSHATPRKYSLSVTRVTLRSTINEAPLSIGANAAEDEXGEQAVKEETTVTF, translated from the exons ATGACTCCTGACATGAATAGCAGTGAACTGAACGGCAGTGACATAAATGGCTGTGACATGCAGGGGGAAAACACGAGCATGACATTGGacgaatttctggagaaatattGGGGACGCCGTCGCTCACCTATGTTGCTTCCCATCTTTATCATATACTTAATTATATTTGTAGTTGGGGTGTTTGGCAACATCCTCACTTGCACTGTCATCGCAAGGAACAAAGTGATGTGGACGCCAACCAATTACTACCTGTTCAGCCTTGCTGTGTCAGACCTGCTGGTGCTACTGCTGGGCATGCCATTGGAACTGTACGACTTGTGGCAGAATTACCCATTCTTGTTTGGGTTAGGGGGCTGCTACTTTAAGACTTTTCTATTAGAGACGGTCTGCTTGGCATCCATTCTCAATGTGACATCACTAAGCGTGGAGCGCTACATCGCTGTGGTACACCCGCTGCGTGCAAAATACGTAGTGACGCGCACCCACGCCAAGCGGGTCATTCTCACCGTGTGGGGTGTGTCAGTGTTGTGCGCTCTCCCCAACACAAGTCTACATGGGATTGACTACCTTAGTTGTAACTCCAGTGATGGGCAACAGAATGTGGAGATCCCTGACTCAGTCATTTGTACGGTGGTGAAGCCTAAGTGGATATACAACCTTATCATTCAACTGACCAcctggctatttttcttcctGCCCATGCTCATCATTAGTGTCCTATACACACTCATTGGTCTCCAGCTAAAACGGGAGAGAATGCACCAGGCACTAGAAGCAAACGCAGGCGGCGGTCAGGACAGCTTCTGTAGTGTCCGCACTCAACAACAAAAGGCTCGACGACGGCAGGTCACCAAGATGCTGT TTGTTTTAGTGGTGGTTTTTGGGATCTGCTGGGCCCCGTTTCACACCGACCGCCTCGTGTGGAGTTTCATCACTGACTGGACCAACAATCTACAGCAGGCCTTCGAGTATGTTCACATCCTATCTGGAGTGTTCTTTTACCTTAGTTCCGCAGTCAACCCAATCTTATACAATCTTATGTCCACACGTTTTCGAGAAATGTTCACGGATGTCATGTGTCACCGCTCGCACGCCACCCCTCGAAAGTACTCTTTAAGTGTCACTCGAGTAACACTCCGTAGTACCATAAATGAAGCTCCACTCAGCATTGGAGCCAATGCTGCAGAAGATG GTGGAGAGCAGGCAGTAAAAGAAGAGACCACTGTCACGTTTTAA